In Arthrobacter sp. CJ23, the genomic window TCCCCTGCTCTCCGTGCGCGGCGACACCGCGGAGGACTGCTGGCGGATCGTGGAGCCCGTCCTGGAGGCCTGGCAGAGCGGTTCGGTCCCCTTGGACGAGTACGACGCCGGCAGTGCCGGTCCCGCGGGCTGGCCCACCGCCGTCGGGGGCTGAGCACGGCGGGAGACACGGCAGGCGGGCGGACACAGCGACTGTTCGGATGCAGCACACGTTTGGATACAGCAAAGCGGGCCGGGTACCTTTCCAGGTACCCGGCCCGCTGTCGCGTCAGGAGCTAGATGGCGGCTGAGCCGCGTTCTCCGGTACGGACGCGGACTGCCTCGTAGACGTCCACGGTCCAGACCTTGCCGTCGCCGGCCCGGCCGGTGTTCGAGGAGGCGATGAGGACATCCAGGATGTCGTCGGCCTGCTCGTCCGTGGCCAGGACCTCCACGCGGATCTTCGGCAGCAGGTCCACGTTGTATTCGGCGCCCCGGTACACCTCCGTGTAGCCGCGCTGCCGGCCGTATCCGCTGGCCGCGCTGACGGTCAGGCCCTGGACGCCGTAGGCTTCGAGTCCTTCACGGACTGCTTCGAGCTTTTCCGGTCGGATGATCGCGGTGATGAGCTTCATGCCTGGACACGTTCCTTGTCTTCTGTGCTGTCTGCCTTGGCTTCAGCCGAGGGCTTGCCGGTGATGAGGTCGTGCAGGGGCTGGAAGCTGCCGCCGTGGCCGCCGACGCCGAATTCGTAGGCAGTCTCTGCGTGCAGGCTGAGGTCCACGCCCACTGCTTCCTGCTCCTGGGAAACCCGGAAGCCCATGGTCTTGTGGATGATCAGGGCGATGACCAGGGTCATGACCGCGGAGTAGGCGATGGAGATGCCGGCTGCTGCGAGCTGTGCCCAGAGCTGGGTGAGGCCGCCGCCGTAGAAGAGGCCGCCGCCCACGCCGTCCACGGGGAGGGCGATGAAGCCCAGCGCCACGGTGCCGATGATGCCGGAGACGAGGTGGACGCCGACGACGTCCAGGGAGTCATCGAAACCGAAGCGGAACTTGATGCCGACCGCCAGGGCCGAGGCGATGCCGGCCACCAGGCCGAGGGCGAGGGCTCCGACGGGGCTGACGTTGGCGCAGGCGGGGGTGATGGCGACCAGGCCGGCCACGACGCCGGAGGCGGCACCGAGGGAGGTCGGGTGGCCGTCGCGGATGCGTTCGGTGATGAGCCAGCCGAGCATCGCTGCTGCCGGAGCTGCGAGGGTGTTGATCCAGATCAGGCCGCCCTGTTCAGCCGTGGTGGCCGCGCCGCCGTTGAAGCCGAACCAGCCGAACCAGAGGATGGCCGCGCCGAGCATCACGAACGGGACGTTGTGGGGGCGGTGGTTGGGGTCCTTGCCGAAGCCCTTGCGGTTGCCGATGATCAGGACGAGGATCAGTGCTGCCACACCGGCGTTGATGTGGACCACGGTGCCGCCGGCGAAGTCGATCGCGGGGCCAAGGGCCTTGCCGATGGCGCCTTCCGGGCCGAACAGCCCGCCGCCCCAGACCATGTAGGCCAGCGGGCAGTAGACCAGCGTGACCCAGACGGGGACAAACAGGCTCCAGGCGCCGAACTTGGCGCGGTCGGCGATGGCGCCGCTGATGAGGGCCACCGTGATGATGGCGAAGGTTGCCGCGTAGCCTACCTTGATGAGGCCGTCGGGGGTGGTGATGCCTTCCAGGCCGAACGTGGCGAAGGGGTTGCCTACGATCTGCATGAAGCCTTCACCGGAGCTCATCGACGCGCCCCAGAGCACCCAGACCACGCCGACGATGCCGATGGAGATGAAGCTCATCATCATCATGTTCAGTGCTGCCTTGGCGCGCGTCATGCCGCCGTAGAAGAATGCCAGACCAGGTGTCATGAACAGCACCAGCGCCGCCGCTACCATGACCCATACGTGAGCTGCGGTAAGTTCCATAGTGCACGTCCTCCCTTGCTTGTACTGCGGTACATCCGCTGTCCTGACGCCGTTTGCGTCCCGCTTAAGAGTTTTGTGCCGCAGTGTTTCGCCTGCGGAGGATTTAGATTGCCGGGCTGTTACAACAATCTCCCGGAAGTAAATGGTGCATATCCTGCTTGTTACGGATATGTTTCACGAGTCCCACACCCCACGGGACCGCTTAGTTTTGAAGGATCCCCGTTCCATGACGCAAAGCCCCCGGTCCACTGCAATCCAAGGGATCCGGCCCGTAAAGGAAGCCCTGCCCCGCGACATCAAGGTGATGTTGGCCGCGGCGTTCCTGATTGCTCTCGGCTTCGGCCTCGTGGCGCCGGTGCTGCCCCAGTTCGCCACCACTTTCGACGTCGGGGCGACGGCGGCCGCCGTGATCGTGAGCATTTTCGCGTTCATGCGGCTGCTCTTTGCCCCCGCGGGCGGCATGCTGATCGGACGGTTCGGCGAGCGCAATGTCTACGTGTCCGGGCTGCTGATTGTGGCGGCGTCGACGGCGGCCTGTGCCTTCGCGCAGGACTACTGGCAGCTGCTCATCTTCCGTGGCCTGGGCGGTGCGGGCTCTGTCATGTTCACCGTGGCGGCCATGGGCCTGCTGGTCCGCCTCGCTCCACCAGAGCGCCGCGGCCGGGTCTCCGGCGCCTATGCCTCGGCGTTCCTGATCGGCAGCGTCCTGGGTCCGGTGGTGGGCGGCCTGCTCGCCGGTTTCGGGCTGCGGGTGCCGTT contains:
- a CDS encoding P-II family nitrogen regulator, whose product is MKLITAIIRPEKLEAVREGLEAYGVQGLTVSAASGYGRQRGYTEVYRGAEYNVDLLPKIRVEVLATDEQADDILDVLIASSNTGRAGDGKVWTVDVYEAVRVRTGERGSAAI
- a CDS encoding ammonium transporter, whose amino-acid sequence is MELTAAHVWVMVAAALVLFMTPGLAFFYGGMTRAKAALNMMMMSFISIGIVGVVWVLWGASMSSGEGFMQIVGNPFATFGLEGITTPDGLIKVGYAATFAIITVALISGAIADRAKFGAWSLFVPVWVTLVYCPLAYMVWGGGLFGPEGAIGKALGPAIDFAGGTVVHINAGVAALILVLIIGNRKGFGKDPNHRPHNVPFVMLGAAILWFGWFGFNGGAATTAEQGGLIWINTLAAPAAAMLGWLITERIRDGHPTSLGAASGVVAGLVAITPACANVSPVGALALGLVAGIASALAVGIKFRFGFDDSLDVVGVHLVSGIIGTVALGFIALPVDGVGGGLFYGGGLTQLWAQLAAAGISIAYSAVMTLVIALIIHKTMGFRVSQEQEAVGVDLSLHAETAYEFGVGGHGGSFQPLHDLITGKPSAEAKADSTEDKERVQA